Genomic segment of Harmonia axyridis chromosome 6, icHarAxyr1.1, whole genome shotgun sequence:
AGCAAAGAACTTTCATCTTGATGTGTAATCAAATATTGATTGTTGAATTGCTTTATAGTCGATTATATGTTCGACCTGGGTTTTCCAATTCGAATCTGAGGTTATCACTTGATTCGCCCTATTGATTGAAGGACATTCATGATACTTCTGTATTATTTCAGTTCTGTcaatcaatataataatgataaagttACTTTTAATTCTACTAGctattttttggaatatttttgtcGTCAGAGGTATGTAATAAACAGGGCAATTGCTCATTTTTTGGAAAaccatattcatttcaatatgaaaaatccaatatttttcaacgtaTACAAATATAACTACGCTCACATTATTTGATCTATTCACcttttcatttattgatttgaaacacagctttttcattttgatgaatctCCATACGCAatagttttgaattttattttgtgttgAGATACTAAGCTAACGAaggtttttttctgaaattgcaATATCTTCCATTAATGAGGACAATCATTctcatatttgaattgaaaatgaattgtaAAACTTGAATAAGACGTAATTAAAACTGCAACTTTAATATATGTAGGCGACTCATGAAACTCTTACTATGTATTATGGGTTGCACTCATTGTgttcaaattataaattattatctaCAGAAGCCTAAATGAGAGAAATGAAGATTCACTATTCTACTGACTCATCAACTAATACATTCAatcaataatatattattttctataatgagtttcattatttttttaatcacAAAATCGTTTTTATAGTATTCATAGTTTCTTTTCAAAATACAGGTGGCTCACCTAAAACTGCCAGCCGAATATTTGCATAACTATGAAATATTCTGAAGAATTCTTTTATGAAAAGAATCATactatgaaaaaatgtatttcccaAATCTCAAGGTCACAAATAACTGTTTCTTTCTAAATGATGGCAGGTTTAGGTAATTTTTGATCTGGATTTAAGAGAAACTCAATTAGATAGAATGACAATGTTTAGACTTTCTTCACAAATGGTGAATTACTTCAGAAAATGACAAAAATTACTAATAAAACAGTTCAAATCTCAGATATGCAACaagtgaaaaaaattgactttaAGTAAATGAAATTGTGAGATTGATACCTAGTAGGTTTGATTGAATGAAGTTAATTACCTGTCCCCACTGGTTTCCTTCGTGTTGTTTGTTTTCTCCTGTTGATGTTTTCTTTTTGAAGAAAACTGGACTGCTATAtcagtttttatgaatattataaACATTTTATGAGACAATTGAAGGGATCAATGATGCAAAACAGACTTTGTCTAGTGTATTCATTGGTCACCTCTTATCGAAAAAATCGTTGTTCCCTAATtgcaaaaataaatttgatttgatttgtattTTGGTTCTGCttgttttttctgattttaatttgaattattttcgattaGAGCTTTTATATATTATATGGTTATCATTTTCAATCAAGAAACTTTTCAATTCACCCAAATTTTCAGGCGGCATTCTATCATTGAAGCATCAGtattaaaaataacaatatttgtATAAACAAAATTCAAGGCAATATATTTACAGCATTTGGAAAAAGGATATATTCTAGAAAACATATCTTATTATCTTTTTTCACTTTGAATTCAAAAACCAGAAGTCATTATCTCCcactaatgaaaataatttttttttgataaccaCTTGTTTTACAGGTTATTCTGGCCTGGTCTCTCCTAAAGATGAGGCATGTTTCCAATGTATTTGCATTGCATCCAGTGGCTGTAATGACATATACGAGTGtgccaaaaaaacaataaataaggCTTACTGGAATTATGCTGGAGAGAACATTGCTGGTGGAGATGAAAATAGACTGAAAGACTCCAATCTCAATTACCAAAAATGTACGGAAGATAGAATTTGTATAATGAATACAATATATCACTACACCGATAGAGTTCTAAGAACTCTTAATATGGTGAGTATGTATTTAaaatccaaagtcacttggaggaagccagaatatttcgatcatacaagggttgtccaagtttcatGAAATTCCTTTGGGAGCGGTGAATATAATGCCTAACAATAGTTCAAAATAAACCCGATATTTAGCGGAGCGTGGTATCCAATTCAAAGGAACATCTGGCCAAgtgtttttatggaattttcaatgaaaatatcgatTCAATCAATTAATTACATCTGAATTTGAATAAAGGATATTTTCATCTCATAATTTGATGCTGAAATATGACGCATATATCGAAAGGGAGAAATGAAACCTTCCACATTTATTTACCATGTTTAGGTATTTATGGTATATGACATTTTGTTGAAATGTTCATAGCATATCAGACTCTAGAAAGTTTTGACTTAGATTTTAATTTAGTGGAGGGAGtggaagaaattgaaattttgaaaaaaaaaccaaaatctCTTGACGTCAgtgaatttctgatttcttcaaTATCATATCTCATTCCAGGATGTCAACTGCGACGGTTTAAGAAACTGCGCTGACACTTTTGCTGCCCATGTTTTTGGACTTCTCGCTCAAAAACCAGAATCAAAATTCAGTATCGGACTATCAAAACGTTTCGACAGATGTCAAGGACATGGGATCAAGAACGTTACAGACAATTGGTTTCCCAAAGAATGCAATTATGTGTGAATTGATAATTTGAAGAAGAGGAGAGTATAATTCGTTACAGAACTAAAGCACCAAACATTTCAGATCAATGGGTGCTTCATGTATGATGATGTATTGATTTGTACTAACTGCTAATAATATCTCTTATAATTATTCACTTTTTCAATAATGTGAAAAAAAGTACCAAAACATGTCAGAAAAACACTTGGTGAGAAGTTTTTGTGCGACTATTCGATAATTAAAcaattatttaatggattcggtccttacttggcggaaattcattataaataaaataaaactaattaatttccactatattattaatatagtggaaattaattcgttttattttattaataaaacaattattatttcactgTGAATAACATTAAGTTTCTAAATTAAAAATGTACACAATGTTCCATtcaattatgtttattttcattccatttattcatttatcaacaTAAACTGGAATCTTATAGTAGAAAACACCGCATCTCAAGTATAcaccaaaaataaataaacagcTGATAATGAACATAGACTTGTAGATCTGatcaaaaatatcacaaaaaaatttggttATTTCTACATAGATAcaagtattttatttttctaaaaacaacttaggaaatgttgaaaatagcaatgaaaaaaattgtgtagtTATAGTACAATGATGTGCGAGCTCTTGGAAGATAAAAAGATTTCTTCGACAACCGGTAAAAAAAAAGAgcaattgaataaatttcactGTTGGGGGTAAAATAGAAATGACTTTTTATTATTCGATACGAAAGAGTTTGATTTATATTTCAGATGTGTAATTAACATCTGATGAGAATATGTTTGCATGAATATCTATggttaacaattttaataaaataacacAAAGCTATTTacacaaattttattatctacgacaattgtttcgccatcAGAATAGCTTTTATTAATTAACAAAGAAAACAAGCATTACATCTAGCATACCCTATGGtcaatataatattaataataattttttttgttagctTATGTCAATAGTACctacatatataaaaaaatgctaaatacttgaaaaataaatttagttGCACAATGGTTTTCAGAACCATGATTAATTCAGGAATTTCCATCAAAAATAATATAGATATAACGAGAAAAGATAAGGAATCAGATGTCTTCAACTTGACTTGCAATGATTTCATTATGGCTTAAACaggaaaatcattcaaaaaaaggTACACGCACATTGAAAAAGTTATGCATCTGATAGTATACtttcaacatataataataaaatccaaATACTCTATATGAAAACTAATActgtgttaaatccggagagcttggtggccaccgaatattttaattatctgaagttcacagattgtTGAAGAAATGCACTTAGTTTATTTAACCTGTGAAACTCAAACCTTTGATGATTGCACCAatgaattataatgaaaaaagttccagtagaatgtttttgtttcatgttaatgcaccaataataaagaagttattcTTCATTCCCCAATTAAAGAACTTTTCACTTCAgccatttttctcttttagcttgaaaacagttgaagttataagtttgaggttttcaccaaattaattctttcaaaaatcgagcccaaaAATTTGCCAttcttttttttctagctcaaagtgattctgagatccccaactagaaaacgtttttattacaaacaaatatttttccaatcgGATTTAAAATCATTTGATTTCTAATCCGatcggaaaaaaaattgtaattaatgACGTATTTCTCACTTGTCAAGTGTCAAAATATgaaagcttcaaaagtgacagctattcaaaatgaagccCATTTTATATACCCTTTAgtataatttcaattaaaatttcactTCAAACTACTTAAGATTATTCAGAATAAGTTTCTGTTTGTCTATGTTCAACATTTCTTTCTGTCAAAatgcatatttttatgatttctttGGTTTGGCTAATTCTTCAATTGGTATTATTAGTAGGTAATAGAGTTTAGTaatgtaataaatattttataaaattcgAAGCATtttaaaaactattgaaagcACAACATGtctgaacaaaaaatgaagacaaCTCACTTGGCTATCCGacaagcaaaaaaaattttgagcaTGCCATTTAAATGAATGGAGTCATTGACagtttttaaaaattgcatTGTCTTTCGGACCATCTGTAGAGTGCGATCtttaaatttgcagaagacttgaaaacttttcagggattcaataaaaaaaaattataattatctcGTTTCAAGATATGATCATATCGAACGGCCAAAATTTctaagagttatcgaccgatcaagCACTattgattcaccctgtatatatttattttttaaatgtcAACTGATTTTAGTAACTGTAACATGTGTACTGATGGTGAGGTCAGATTTTTTTGTCTATAAAAATTTAGATGAAAGTGTTCACTATTGTATTGTTTTCATCTGGCTTGATGATGGGTAACTGCCGAAATCGATAGCCAAtagatttattttataaaaattgtgTTTATTTATTGATCCCTACTAAGAGGTCCAGTTTATTCAAAATCCTCTCCTGTGGCGACCTAATCGATTACATCTCCTTGGAATTCAAATTTACAAGTTTTACAAGTGAGTCACAAGGATTACGGTATAGAGTAAatgactgaaaaaaattaacgatCTCCAGAACATCTTCAGGAATATAATTCAATCATTGTGGTCCATAAATcttatatcaaataaaaatagaTCTGCCTCACCCGTTTGAACGATAAAATATAGTAGCAATGAGAATAACAAAATCCTAATTGGAGATTGTTATTGGAAACCATAGACTGAATTCTGCTGGTTCCATTGTTATTGGTAAGAAGTTTTTTTCTCCCGCGCTGGTATCAAGAAGGTACCGGCATAAAAATGGGCTGAAAATAGAAGTTGGCCACAATTTCACGTATACTCCCTCAACTCGAAGAACAGTGGGATTCAGATAAGCTTTAAATAAACTTGCCAAAATCTTATGTGCTCGTATGATATCCACGATGTGCTGAGTGCCAGCTTCAATCTGCTTATTTTCCTATGTTATCCAGAAAATTAGAATTTCCAATTAGATAGTGTGATAGAACTTTTATTCATCGTCTACTCCCGATTTTTCAATTAAGAGATTAGTCAGTGTTAGGTCAAAATGGGAAAACATCATAAGAGAAGGGTAAGTAAAATTTCATCAACATCCATTGCAAAACATacaatttgttttaatttaagtactcataattttcaattcgcTTATAATTTATTGACAACCTATTCAGCCCTTCTACTCATATTTCCTGAATAAAATTCTTCAACACCTATTGTTATGATTGCTAATTAGACCATTACATGTCAGATTGCACTTACACAAATAACATCGATTATGCAGCTCGTAAAACGCCTTTAGATCTCGGATGTCTGGCGAATGTAAATCCAGAAATAATCATTAATAACTGCTGAACAGATCTGTACAATAGATTTTCAATATGATGTGAAATATTATTAAATGTACAGGCTGAGCCAAATGTGACTCTTCTGAAGAGGAAgtcctatttctatactagatagaTGAAAACTGATGTCAGTGTCTGAGAGCctcttttcataaaaaaactaCAACTTCATAACTTTTACCGTTACATAGTTCCCGGGTGTTTTTTGGAgatgttcattttcgaaatattgctgtaacttttcttgccttgaaaatttttcatttctgtagaAACATTGTCATAGCAACTTATCACGTATAACTCAATGACgttaattaatttttcctcaaactgatatttcatgagatatcgttatgaattttttttttcaaatgggacaccccATATATTTCTAAATTGTTTGATAGAGCTTAAAATTACCATTCTAATAATACGGGCCactcgatttttttctgaagtCACGTTCGACATttgagttttcaatttttttctgaattgcgAACTGAACAGAACTTTGTGTTCCAATAAATGTTTGACAACTAACTTCTCCATAATTCATAATTTCCCAATTCATCATCGCATCGTCCAAAGCAAACTTAtccaagaaataaaatttgaaaattcaaatttcaaacacaacttcagaaaaatattagCTAGCTATATTCTTGGAATGATAATTTCAagctctatcgaaatatgtagaaatatacggggtgttctatttgtaaaaataatttcatagctATATCTCATAAAATATCAGTTTGCGGAAATTTCAATTAACGTcattggattctacgtaaaatttTGCAACAAGAATGTCTTTACAGAAATGAAATACATACAACAGaagaattattatgaataattgtTACATATCAGGAAAATAAGCATCAAAACTAATGATAAATTTATACATCACAGCTTACTGATTTgaaatttatgataatttgaattttcccgaGGATTTTGAgataattgattgaaattttcttctcaaaatcTGAAGTAGATACAACAAAACACCATAAAGTTTAGTATTAAACCACAgttcctttttacattttttcaaactgctagtggtccaccaaaaaatgTTCTGGAGAAAAAGAGCGGGCAGTTGAgtgtttattctcagtttggtttggcaattcatcatgaatagattcacgcctgtaaatagtgcaattttttttcgaaaataatggttctgtgcggcatacgtatcgcgcactatgtccattttattttgtttagcgatgaagcgcacttctggttgaatggctacgtcaacaaacaaaactgccgcatttggagtgaagctaatcctcaactgtatgtcgaaataccgttacatccagaaaaactgactgtttggtgcgctttatggtggaatcattggtccgtacttcttcaaaaacgatgatggccagaacgttacagtcaatgttgaccggtatagagtcatgattactaactttttcatttctgaattgaacaaccatgatgtccaggagctgtggtttcaacaagacggcgcaaaatgccacacagctcgtgccgcaatcgatttattgaaagacacgtttggtgaccgcctaatttcacgttttggacctgtgaattggcctccaaaatcttgtgatttaacaccgctagactactttctgtggggctatgtaaagttattggtctatgcggataagccacaaacccttgaccatttggaagacatcattcgccgtattattgccgatatacggccacaaatgttgaaaaaagaaatcgaaaattggacgtccagattggactacatccgagccagccatggcggtcatatgccagaaatcatatttaaaatgtaatgccacaagattatcttgcggataaataaaattcatgtcaatcgaataatccatcgttgttttattgcaattcgaagttctatagctctaaaaaaaacaccctttattactcGTAAATTTGCAATCGAAATTGACATATCAAGTGATGTAAATTTTAAATGGAAATAGCTATACTGAATTTCTTGTATTTTGCAGatattatgagaaaaaaaaaatcctacaccCTACACCGCCTACACACCcttcatctcgaaaacaaagcgtttggggGACTTTTTCTCATTAAAGTCATCCATGGAATCTCTCGTTCTTGTTTATACCTCTATTTTAGGAACATCCCAATATAGAATAATCATTCAAATCTtcctgcaaaatttcgtgttaataACGTAATCAAACTCGTCAAAAACTCAaacatattacaaaaaaaaaatatttctttgagAAGTGATCCGACCTTGTTGATatttagaaaaatttttaaaaaaatactcaatatttccaaAGCACCACATCTGCTCGAGTTTAAATATGGTTTGTATATCTTCAATAACTAGCCGAATGTTCATTTCGAAGTTCGGAGggattttttattaaaatcgatttaaattttcGGACAGAATTCACATAATAGGAACGAccagaaaaatcttttaattttcaatgagtCATAGAACTTTGCAGAAATAGATCAGTTACAAAAGTTTTCATAAGATCCGTCTACAATTCTGGGAAAGATCTAATCTACGAGTTAAAAATGTGAACTTACGTATATCAACTccacaaacaaaaaacaatgtttacatgCATGAATATTGTCCACCTGTTCTGCCGcttgatttatttgaaaatgaacagATTGTTCAACTTGAGAAATCGATATTTTCCACGAAAATGGTCTGTGGAGTTTTCTATTGATATGAACCAATATATGAAATCGATAATTTTAGATAGAATCCTaggaattatttcttttcttttttcacATAATGTTAAATTCGGGAGCTATCGATAAATGcttcagtttccaaaataaaCTATCTGTCCTACTTAATATAAACTTCAATAGAATGATCATAAATAACTACAAATATTTGATGTAATATCTCATCAATCTTTCGTGATCAGAGAACTAACAGATTTTATTTCAGACCAGCAAATCTTCTAAGTGCAAATCACCATTCACCTCATCTGATATAGACGACGTCAGCAGTTATGATGGAGAAAATAAACCTATGTTTTATGTGAAAAGTTCAGAGGCCATTGGAAGGTAGGCCTATTCTTCAATTTATACgatatgcaattttttttaacattttcataCCATCCACAAAAATGAATCATTTGGCAATCGCCTATCAATTATGTTCGAACTGAGATAACTACATACAAAACCCCTAGATTAACATTTCGTTGTAGCAACCCCATTTACCGGAGTTAAATCCCATCGAAAATATTGGTGtatttgtttccgccgtttcgcaataaatggctgtagcagtaattggtattcaaaatgaatagatcgtagaagACATACAATTAGCTTAGATATTTGTGAaaataacgtcatcgaaatattagatgatttgtgtctgcatcataaagttattctgtcagcttacgagccaaattctgcTTCAATTCGAGGAAATCTGCcgatgaggctcatcgaatgttctcaaatacctatcGGAAGGCcgatattagtgaaagaatgtacTGAGAGTGGTTTAGACTCTTCATGAACTgttattttgacgtcgaagatcagcatggcggtggaagagagatggtttccgaagatgcagaatcaaaggcattacttgatcaaaactcgtgtcaaacgcaacaagaattggcacgATCATTGGcattgacgcaacaagccattttaaaacgcctgaaagtcatggaaatgattcagaaagaagaaaattgggtgcagtACGAGTTAAacccgagaaatgttgaacgacgtttgtttgtttgtgaacagctgcttgcaaggcaaaaaaggaacagatttctgcatcgaattgtgactggagacaaaaaatgggttcattacgataatctcaagcgcagaaaatcatggggatgtctccgccatgcttccacgtcgacggccaaaccgaatattcacggttccaagataatgctcagtatttggtgggaccagctcagcgtagtgtgttatgagttgttgaaaccaactgaaacagTCAGAGGCGATCGTTTT
This window contains:
- the LOC123682941 gene encoding uncharacterized protein LOC123682941, with amino-acid sequence MIKLLLILLAIFWNIFVVRGYSGLVSPKDEACFQCICIASSGCNDIYECAKKTINKAYWNYAGENIAGGDENRLKDSNLNYQKCTEDRICIMNTIYHYTDRVLRTLNMDVNCDGLRNCADTFAAHVFGLLAQKPESKFSIGLSKRFDRCQGHGIKNVTDNWFPKECNYV